In a genomic window of Cuculus canorus isolate bCucCan1 chromosome 4, bCucCan1.pri, whole genome shotgun sequence:
- the CCNA2 gene encoding cyclin-A2 — MVGFLDGKCTLPAHVELLIHQDPQVLLRAALNPFSAQPVIVLEIALTQEQDLELCLIEPPDVHADSCLHAARVPLGATQTPFSVSHLTPPSLLFRTRGEERQPRQRALREGLASPIGNPHPRLLRRRRPRPLRSGPAHRDTPRSRPRPLPRPSAFGSPPAPVGGRALPLAGSRVAGCLNGASGAARDSAAAAPFPPPPLLPPLHPRPPSSSPPPSSSPPSSSPSSPAMLAEQENQENIPPGGKAALPAAGPRMALGVLRQRPGAPLQAARGGGQHPATLRGDQQDGGKRPLSIHVDQLDGRKQPFAIHVDQPDGKKQPFAIHVDHPDGRKQPFAIHVDQPDGKKQPFAIRVDQPDSKKQPFSVHVDQPDGGKQPFSIHVDEPDGGKQPCTVHVDEPKQQQPFSIHVDEPDGGKQPFSIHVDEPEQQQRRQRPRRDSPVAQKDEELGLRAAVCALGERRPLATLSTTVEMSFDSPSIMDISITPEEEEEEEEEKKPNVNNVPDYINDIHTYLREMEVKCKPKAGYMKKQPDITNNMRAILVDWLVEVGEEYKLQNETLHLAVNYIDRFLSSMSVLRGKLQLVGTAAMLLASKFEEIYPPEVAEFVYITDDTYTKKQVLRMEHLILKVLSFDLAAPTINQFLTQYFLHEQTNTKVESLSMYLGELSLIDADPYLKYLPSVIAAAAFHLAGYTITGQTWPESLCKVTGYTFEDIKPCLMDLHQTYLKAAQHTQQSIREKYKSTKYHGVSLIDPPETLNLS, encoded by the exons atggttggctttctggacggcaagtgcacattgccggctcatgtcgagcttctcatccaccaggaccctcaagtcctcctcagggctgctctcaatccattctctgcccagcctgtaattgtgctggagattgccctgacccaggagCAGGACCTTGAACTTTGCCTCATTGAACCTCCTGACGTTCACGCGGACTCATGTCTCCACGCTGCCCGGGTCCCTCTGGGAGCCACCCAGACGCCATTCAGCGTCTCTCACCTTACGCCTCCCTCCCTTTTGTTTAGAACTAGAGGAGAGGAGCGGCAGCCCCGGCAACGAGCGCTGCGCGAAGGACTCGCGTCTCCCATTGGGAACCCGCACCCCCGCCTCCTCCGTCGCcgcaggccacgccccctccgaTCAGGCCCCGCCCACCGAGACACCCCGCGctccaggccacgccccctgccGCGTCCCTCCGCCTTTGGGTCCCCGCCGGCCCCCGTAGGCGGCCGCGCGCTGCCATTGGCCGGTTCAAGAGTCGCGGGCTGCTTGAACGGCGCGAGCGGCGCGGCGCGAGACTCGGCGGCGGCCGcgcccttccctcctcctcctcttcttcctcctcttcacccccgtcctccttcttcttctcctcctccttcttcttcccctccttcttcttccccgTCTTCCCCCGCCATGCTGGCGGAGCAGGAGAACCAGGAGAACATCCCCCCCGGCGGCAAAGCGGCGCTGCCCGCGGCCGGGCCCCGCATGGCACTGGGGGTGCTGCGGCAGCGGCCCGGGGCCCCGCTGCAG gcggcgcggggcggcgggcagCACCCCGCCACCCTCCGCGGGGACCAGCAGGACGGCGGGAAGCGGCCCTTAAGTATCCATGTGGACCAGCTTGACGGTAGGAAGCAGCCCTTTGCCATCCATGTGGACCAGCCTGACGGTAAGAAGCAGCCCTTTGCCATCCATGTGGACCATCCTGACGGTAGGAAGCAGCCCTTTGCCATCCATGTGGACCAGCCTGACGGTAAGAAGCAGCCCTTTGCCATTCGTGTGGACCAGCCTGACAGTAAGAAACAGCCCTTCAGCGTTCATGTAGACCAGCCTGACGGTGGGAAGCAGCCCTTCAGCATCCATGTGGACGAGCCAGACGGCGGGAAGCAGCCCTGCACCGTCCATGTGGATGAGccgaagcagcagcagcccttcAGCATCCATGTGGACGAGCCAGACGGCGGGAAGCAGCCCTTCAGCATCCATGTGGATGagcctgagcagcagcagcggcggcaGAGGCCGCGGCGGGACAGCCCGGTGGCACAGAAGGATGAGGAGCTGGGGCTCCGAGCTGCCGTCTGCGCCCTCGGGGAGCGGCGGCCCCTGGCCACCCTGAGCACCACCGTGGAGATGAGCTTCG ATTCTCCAAGTATTATGGATATTTCAATAACccctgaagaagaagaagaagaggaggaggagaaaaaaccAAACGTTAACAATGTGCCCGACTACATCAATGATATCCATACATACCTTAGGGAAATGGAG GTGAAATGCAAGCCTAAAGCAGGTTACATGAAGAAGCAACCAGATATCACAAACAACATGCGAGCTATTCTTGTGGACTGGCTGGTGGAAGTTGGAGAAGAATACAAATTACAGAATGAAACCCTGCACTTAGCTGTAAATTACATCGATAGGTTTCTTTCTTCAATGTCTGTTTTGAGAGGAAAACTTCAGCTTGTGGGTACTGCAGCTATGCTGCTTGCTTC GAAGTTTGAAGAAATCTACCCTCCTGAAGTAGCGGAGTTTGTCTATATCACAGATGACACCTATACCAAGAAGCAAGTTCTAAGAATGGAGCACTTAATTTTGAAGGTTTTGTCGTTTGACTTGGCAGCTCCAACAATCAACCAGTTCCTCACTCAGTATTTCCTACACGAGCAGACAAACACTAAAGTGGAGAGCCTGTCAATG taCCTTGGGGAGCTGAGTTTAATTGATGCCGATCCATACCTGAAATACTTGCCATCAGTTATTGCTGCTGCAGCGTTTCATCTAGCGGGCTACACGATCACTGGACAAACTTGG cCTGAATCCCTGTGCAAAGTAACAGGCTACACCTTTGAAGACATCAAGCCTTGCCTCATGGACCTACACCAGACCTACCTCAAAGCAGCGCAGCACACACAACAGTCCATAAGGGAAAAGTACAAGAGCACAAA GTACCATGGAGTATCGCTTATTGACCCGCCAGAAACACTAAACTTATCGTAA